CCAACATATGGAAATACCCAATGTTAAGATTATTTGAACACAAAACTTAGATTAAAACTGTTGCTATTTATCTACGGGtagatatatttacaaatttattttatggtacactttgttatatttttactcAGTCCAAAACATGTTCACTTGAatgattcaatataaaaacaattattttagacATATGGCTTTAATactgaataatttgaaaaatgttaatacCGGTAATCAAAATCTGCTATTTTTATTATCAGTATCTTTACTTAAACATAACCATAGATGACCAAGATTGTAAGAAAACAGTAATATGATTTGATGTgttcatgtacattttattgCTAGCATGACatgaattaatattataataggATATCATATTATGGGACATTGGTGTTACATATCACTCAGAATCTCAGCATTTTTTGCAAATCAAGGGAGGATAGCACACAGTATAAACCAGGGTAACTATTAATATTAGTTTACAAAACcacaattatacatgtaatcatagtacattgtatttgtttttatcagcGAAATCTCTTGACGAAATGGATGAAGCagttttctttctcaaaatgcATAACTCTTGTTTGAGatcaaaatgtaattaaattgaGTTAGTTATGGCtgcattttatgaacaatttaaaacaaacaataagcgACAGATTATTGTTTCATGCTTTTTGGTggtaaattgaaaaacaatggtGGATTATATCCTGATACCTTGATTGTTTGACACAGTGAGTTTATCGAAATATAGTTTCACTGTTTCACTCATTcacagtaaaaacaaacatgtttggatgaaaaattaatgaattaatttttgTCAGTACATTTTAAGCTAAAATTTGGCTCTCTTAAAGTCTTTTCcaattgaatattaatttaactttttattttcacaatatgCATACAATTTTTTGAACACCGAATTTAATATTTCTCTCAAGGCAAGCATAACTGTTGGTGGAaaatattgctatcttacactgaaacaaacaattatccactatttatttttactgtaaAATCAAGCATATAATCAACTAATTTACAATAGCGTTactttaaactgtatttaattttgGAATATAAAAGTTCTACATTCAAGCTTATAAGTggctttaaagataaaacaatattgacgggtctacattttttcattatttgtttttattctataaaatatgtttgttattgttttctagatgttcattttaaagaatattggtaaatgttttgctttatttgtcTTTCCTTTGTAACCAAgattgtacatttatttatttgcatttatttttggaCCTGAGATTTGTCAgacaatatacatgtgtaagtgTGACAACGTTGATTCATATCATTTGTACATTCTAAAGGTGCTTAGGTGTGGTTCATGTATTAGAATGTAGGAAAATGCTTTGGTGCAGGTCGTATAAGAATGTTGGAAAGTGCTTTGGTACAGTTCATATTAGAATGTTGGAAAGTGCTTTGGTGTGGTTTATGTATTAGAATGTAGGAAAGTGCTTTGGTGCAGTTCGTATAAGAATATAGGGAAGTGTTTGGTGCAGTTCGTATTAGAATGTTGGAAAGTACTTTGGTGCAGTTTGTATTAGAATGTTGGAAAGTACTTTGGTGCAGTTTGTATTAGAATGAAGGAAAGTGCTTTGGTGCAGTTTGTATTAGAATGTAGGAAAGTGCTTTGGTGTGGTTCATATTAGAATGTAGGAAAATGGAATTCTATCACATCAGATGTGTAAATTTGCTCTTGTTGAGAATAGCATGACTATATCATATTATTACCGGTATAGcatatatcattatatgttttgttcagATGTAAACTCTCAAACAAATCTCACAAAATCTTTAAAAGGGTTGCCTCCAGGGGTTGCAGTTTGGTGAATACAGGGGTTGATTACAGGGTAGAATACAGGGGTTATAATGTATAGCATAAATCCAGAAATCAGAATTGAGAGCTTTCAACTCcagactattgtacagttgGAAAGATTTTTGCTTGAACATTTGCatctaaagtacatgtaccttaaAGTGAATATATAACtgattttggaaacaatttcagaACCCCAATTAAGCTATGTGGTAAAACGGgtgtttaaattgcatttataagATGTGTTCAGCACTACATGCCAAGATTTCAGACTGGGATTATTTATCTGCCAAATAAAGGTGTTCTTGATGTAAAATATGCTGTATAATACTTTAACTATCAGCATTTCAAGATATCATACACAAAAGTGTTGAGTTTCAAAGAGATTCACTCTTGTTGAATAGTAGAGAATTAATAGttatatgtataatgttatattttttatatataagttgaATTTTTGCCGGTCCAAAACAAACCTGCTAGACAGGGCTACTTGTTACAGGGTATTACGTAGTACCAAAATCAAACTGAACAATTATTTGTTGCAAAGTTCTATCACTATATTTATATCAGACCATATTTGCATATTATTGTTAATGCATTGAAAAGTTTATTTTGTGAGAATGGTAAAGTCATTGTTTAACCTGGCCCAAATATCTCAAAATACCTGTAGCGTTACAGGTATAAGGATCATATTTCATTAAGCCAAAATACTTGCTTAATTTTGAACCATAAAAAAGTTCattcttcttattattaaattattattttaaaagtactataaaaatttataatttatgccaaaacaaaaatcaaacgAGTTTCTCAGGGTCATAAGctattttgagaaattggggccagctgTTATGTTTATGAAATGAATCTCTTGACATTTTTTGTCGATTTTGAACTAGTCAGGTACTGTTTTACTAAAGTATATAGTATGTATTTGTTGTTATGCATTCCACTGAAACGGTTAAAATGTTGATGGATAACATGTATGTGAACCTTATAGTAACATGTACCTTAGATATGTGTATCTTGTTAATGTGTATTTATGGTATGTGTATCTTGGTTATGTGTATCtaagatacatgtatactgaTTATGTGTTCCTTtgatacataattttatatctaCGGTATGTGTATCTAAGGTATGTAGATCTAAGCTATGTGTATCTTTTTTTGAGTATCTTGGGTACATGTATACTGAATATGTGAATCTTACATAGTCACACATATATCGGAGTAACATGTATCTTAGCCTTTATTCTTAGGTATGTGTAAATCAGTGATGTGTATCTAAGTTACGTATATTTAAGGTATGTGTGGCTTAGATACATGTATACCGATTATCTTAGTTATGTGTATCTTGGTTATTTATATCttaatgttatgtattttaGTTACATATATTCAGGTTGCTTGTACCtgaattacatatttttgtatcataGTGACATAAACCATAGgtattgaatacatatttactgtttattatTAATCAAGAGCTGTTTGCATGTTTAAGTTCATGTCACCTTTCTTGACTGTCaagaaacttttaaaaacatgactGAGTATGATTTACAACATTCCTGTTTATTAGAATCAAAGTAACAATATGCAGCATTTTAGTTGGCATTGTTTTCAAGTTctgatttggaaaaaaacattccaTTGAATGCACAGTCATgtaaaaaaactatatattttaaattttggaacatagctcattgagcttatGTTTCTTGCTAACACATAcctgactttaaataaagattcttgtatcttgtatacggtttgtttgttaaagctgcactctcacagaccgatattttttttattaattttagtttttgtctcagaatcagctgattttggtatgaATGCCTTTAATTCAGTCGTACATGTATAAGATGACACACAATAGAAgtgatctcaattgtttggaaaattgctgaagatttcatttttctgaaagcgttagtaacgcctttagccacaaaacatacatttacgAACATAAATTAGAACATcggcaatctgatcttttggcAGCAGTTGTACaccactggtttccagacattttaGGCAAAaggctcattctaagacaaaaaataaaaaaagttgtcaaagcggtcaatctgtgagagtgcagctttaatgtgtgttttctttgttactgtttattttgtacagggtgctcatttatttatcatagaTGAAATTAAGGTACATTGAACTATCATTGATCACATTGTTCAGAACTGTGCTAAATTTAAGGAGATGCTaatatcatcattgttaactctaaaatatttactgttctGTGGCAATATTCAAAAAGCAccttaatgaaaaaaaatcaactaagTGAGAAACTGCTAAGTAGAATTTAAAGACAAATAACTTTGTTTTACacgaaaaatatgaaaaacatgcaCTAAAAAggttcaaaataataaaaaccggtattttttttagataGATAGGGGGATAGATTTAAAAGACAAGAGATAATACTTGAAATTTTCTCAACTGTTCACTTagttgattttatttataagaagCTTGATGAATATGTCTCTGCTACATATCATGGAAACACTTGtgatttaaagtatttcaaaaacaatttcagaCAACTCTTTCAGTTGtacttgtttaattaattgaaataaatgagcacATCATGAAATAtctcattttaaagttaaccaaCTATGACCCTTATcaattgttgttaaattttacacttttttaaacaattagcTCAATGTTATCAGTTATAGGAACATTCTATATTGATCCATTTggaattttatatttttaatgtaatttacaaTACATTCCCAATCTGTTAATGATCAAAAAATTCTTTGAAAGTTTGTCTTACAagattaaatgattttaactatttaaaactttcaacaGTCACATTccaccaaaaatataatttgggAGTGAAATTGtctgcatatatatgtatatttatgagAATATGTGTTTCtcttcatgtttttttttattcaaataataaatgttatagtATATACAGCCATCCAGGTGATGCTAAATGTTGAATATAAACTATAACAATATTAACCACATGTGTGCATGTTTAATCAAGATTGTAGTGAAATTCCAGCCGTTTTGTATTTCATACATTCCTcataatgatacatgtatgtttagcAAATTGCGAGCCATGATGCTAGATTATTGGatttcttcattgttttttcATCATTGATAACCcctgttattttttaattcagtaTATTCATCTTctccatatttgttttaaatgaaaaagttcatgtattataatcataattaatCATATAAGCACCAACAGgaaaactatatgtttgtttggACTGATTTTTTAGTGCAATCATTTTTAGTTCCTCTGTTTGGCGAGGTTCGAGGTATCGTGATAGCCTTGGTATCGGTGTGTGCATCGTTGACGTGATATCGCTTCAAACTTGGCCATGACTCGAAACCCATTCATATGGagcttggtacaaatgttgctCGAGACAATACGCAACATGAATAGCAAGGTCAAGGTCGACAAATCTTGCTTTAATAATTGGTGAGTAATGGCCTTTGTTTAATACGGCCGTTCATAGAACGTGACGTATTATATTTTTACCTGCGACCTACAGGGCGGCGTCCAGTTTGtttgtctgatcaataactttagcaGCCTTTGTCCGaacatcaccaaatttggtcagattGTATTTGGGCATAATTTCTTCGACAAATTCGATAACAAGCCATATTGATGTATTCACTTGAATGTTATCGGCCTATGATAGCGGATATTACATAAAATTGGTCTTCTCCGatgaatatcttaaaaatccttgtccaatcatcaccaaatttggtcagaatgtgtaagGGCATGATATCTCGGACAAGTTCAATAACTAGTCATATTTCTTCCGTCACTCGAGAGTTATGGTCCTCTTATTATAGAAATGACCTTAAATCAGTCTTGTCCGTTCAATAACTACAGAAGCCTTTCTCGAGGATTGGTGTATTTTGAGAAAGATGGTGCTCTTGTTGACTTCTGAAAAAATCAGACGAGCGTTTCTTATGTAAAGCGTTGGTGTAAATTGTGACTtccaaatatgtttgttttggatATAAATAAACGGACTTGAATATTGACTTTATATGATTTATGATTCCATGACTAACATCTTGATCTGCGGCCATTGTTCACGGGCGTTTGCAGGGCAATGTCCTCCTAAAGCGActcttgtatttaaaatcagtgTATTCACTTGTATAACAAACGTGTGTTTTGATTGATATACCTTTAACTTCGTACTTAATAATGTATTGATGATGGaatatattaatttctgatgataagattgtaaccgtgtattcaatagctgaaCCGCACActtattaaatgactggtggatcATAGGATGAAATACCGTGTTATCTGCACATGTCTATCAAACTAAACACGGTTtcctcataagaaccattgtctACGATATTTATTCCTCCTActcagtaaattaaaacaaatgtattaattgtggtatatcttatttgggagtaagagtgcatctttaatgttaCTGAGTGTAGCCATAGCTGCACGAACTCATTCCAGCGCGAAGTACAACTCTTAGGATTTCACGTTGCCTCCAGGCCAGGAGACACTAGGCTGGCCATGGTGCTGGAACGGTAGTCATGAAACGAAGATACAAGATACAGTTAAAACTTTGTTGAAAATTGACACTTTTGAagttgaattataaaaaaaatcaatgcaaatggttatatttacaccccaactttcattccttatcAATCGAttaaggaatgacgtcaccattacgtcatatgtacttccattgtgtggaaaattctcaataaaaaaagttcttatgattgatagacatgttttcacatgctcaattcactgtaaatcaaaactatcattattcctgaaacttttataccttaagtatctattcttgcttgatttatcatttagagtagagattaaagcataaaccgctgccctatagttgaaaggtcattttggaagaactgtcatggcggacggtgcaattttcagagtttgtttttcaagtggagtgatttttctaataataacttgaccccccccccctttttattggcttaaagggtaatttaaagcttgtactttaagaatatatgtggttatcatagcctgcattcgctcgaaatgcctttaaatgttgtctaaaattataattttacattgaattatatagggaataacaatggtggtgtgttacctgaacgcaacatcttcggatatgttcggatcgtaattcattgcataacaatatacatgaaaactttTGATCTTGATATTGTTTGTCTTGTGTCAGCatgtcccgtaaaatataaatcaacaattttaaaagtgttaatttattatattttaaatgtatggttgccagaagtgtttcaattttacgttttaaagtgatttcaactggttgatcttttcccgcgttattgtgtgttcatttgaaaaaatgtttccggttacagtcgggtcgttctatttacaaaatgggtaagaacgaaatgaaatattttttaacaattcttgaatgaaataatgaactattggtgtaaatataaggaatgaattgcggggttgatgtcattatcggggatatgaacgcaattgggttggtcaaagtacgcgtggagtacttcggactccacacacattgaccagcccaattgcgttcataccccgataatgacatcaaccccgcaatttattccttaaataaacaatgcaaCAAATAAGTAGATCGTGGCGTGATAAAACAGttcatgtaatttaattttcatcgatgtataatatgttgaaaattgactttgaagttaaaaaacacatgttaacGGTTATAAATTAAGCAGTGCAACAAAGAAGTAAACCGTGGTCTAAATAAACAGTGTATGCAATTGAATTTCTGTTGAAGTATATAGAAGGTATTCGCTAAGTTGAAAGGTGCTTTGTGGAACACGGGTCCTGCTTTTCGAAGATAAAGGTCGAGGTATTGCCATAGCGCTTGTCGTAGCTTAGGTATCGTCGTCGACGTGCAAGAGGTTAACTGACGGTTAGAATTGAAAACTGCTCAAGACATTTAAATTTACTTGCATTCTAGGACATATTTTATTAGTATAAATTCGCCGTCAAAAACTTTCGGATAGCTGCAGTCGCAGCTTCCTTCAATGCCTTTCGgatgcgacagtacgatactaCGATGACGAAAACGCGATATTTCGATGGTGAAAATACGATAGTATATCgcatcatcatcatactgtcgtattgtcgcgttttcgttatGGTACTGTCGCGTAATCATCATCGCACTGTCTCGTTTTTGCTATCGTTGATTCGTGATtatgtcgcgttttcatcatcgtactatcgagtatcgcgttttagatcaacacattcacaggcgtTGTCCCTTACGAATGTCTGTACACTTTCACAACGCGTTTCGACTTCATTTAGTCTTCATCAGGTGTAAACAACTGAGTATAATGAAATGAACGGCTTTTGTGTCGATTGGTTTTGGAATGTTGGAGAATTTTTAGGAGTTGTTTCAACGAATTCACTCCATTGTGACAATGtcttaattttcaaaattaccTTTTATTATCACGTTTGACTCAATGTGATAGGGAATTGCAGTCACTACTTACTCGTGCTGCGTTTGCAGCCGGAATCCTCTTAAACGTTCAAAAATGAATGCTAACATATATTCTTAGTGTTCAGTGCTAAATGCCGCGCGAATGCCTTTTATTTTAACCAATGCGCATGTGCGAGCTTCTAAATATCTCActtatttaaactaaattttgACTGAATGGAAAATTTGCTGTTGCTTTGCGATTCTTTATGGAAGTTTTGCGGTTTTGTAATCAGCCTAATTGATGTTTGGTTGTCAGAGCTCatctaaatgataaaatgtgaaTGCGTCCGGCGATCCCATTGGCGGGCCTGAACACTAAAAACGCTTTCAGTCGTGATGGTGCGGGCATACGTGTATTATGATATTACcctttaaacaaacaaaacttacaTTTGTTTCTACAGGTCCATGTTatattgttttcgttttaacagtaaaacaactttttatgttaaaacatttacccacttcatatatatttgattccGTAAACCATGAAGATAAtgcaagttattttttaaatgcttgtagattattcatttaagaaaaaaaaaaacacttttatatcaTCACTAAAAAGCAAAACTACATCATTTACTAGTATTTCGTAGTATTACAGAATAAAAACAACGGTTAATTGTTTACTTTACAATGGCACCGTTTAAATTTTGCGTTGTGGTAATCGCGATTTGTACAAATGCAACACGATGTGAGATAGTGATTTTATTCCAACGTAACAGTAACAGTTTGAAGCAATGGGACTTTTGGTTTATCTTCCCGCTCCGGCGGATCCCCAGCGGTCACAGATGCACTTGCCATCGTAACAGTGGCGGCGTTCATCTGGGCACACAAGGCTTGGGGCATTGGCGCCATAGCAATCAGCCGCGAACACGCATGCTGGAAAAATGTATACGAACAGAGCATATAACTCTCTGGGGATCTCTGGTAGAGATGATACAATGGAAAGTACAGGCGTTAGCCCAGCACCAAAACCTTTCAAAGCATATTCTGATAATATGTGCAATAACCCTCGTTTATTTCAGCAAGCGTTTGGCTTTCAGTTGAAGTTTTTAGAATTTACATGACTTAGGAAAAAAGTAACGCATTGAATGCAGTATAGAATAGCATATGCAAAACACCATATTATTCAAAGATATAAAAAACTaacgttatattttttattaactcTGGTTTATGAACATACTgtatgaaattgttttttttttatgattgtcattttttaaaattccgaaaagatttttaaaaaaggaacgCTATTTTTACGATTTCAATATCCATCATCAAATTGCAACTCGAAAAGTCTTCCTGCTGGCACAaattaaacttataaaatatattgacaaacacaatacaaacgcaagattaaaggcctagtttaaggaatgtttggcatgaaaatcccctgctgtgcatctcctgctaattgcactggtgtcacagtaggggccaatttcctgtgtattcgtttattggctcagggccatttagggtccattttctATCATAAAACATCCCAAACTGCACTGCCTTTTAACCAGAGATTGGATACACAGTCATGTTTTCtatagtttaaaacatttcttagttttgaaggttttatgaataaatattaaacgcATCAACTGAGCAATATCAATTAAAGGTAAAATTAGATCAGAACATTTAACTAAAGTCAATGGATTTTCACATATTATGCTCATTGGGCAATTAAATTTAAGAGCGTCTTGGTAAAAAGATAAAGGCCTTTAATATCACCCACATCCTTGAGAGGACTGCTCGCACGTGCAGAGGCCACCGTCAGTCTGGATGCCGGCGCCGTCCGGATGTTGACAGATGACAACACTTCCGGTAGCGCACGATGTGCTCGCACACTCACTGTTCGTCGTGCATTTCTCGCACCAACCTgaaattgattgttttcaattaaatctTTGGAATAACGTGGTGTGCTTTTCaagtttttcaaatttaaaaaaaacgtctTTCTTTGAAAACGGCGCTTTCGACCATTTTCTTAGCAACAGAAGTCGTCCGACAAGTTTCTGTAGCAAGATACAGGATAATGGTCTTCAAAGGAAACCGCAATCTTGATTTGTTCTAATCCTTAAATTGAAGAGATTAATGTAAAACTgaacttaaaatttaaattattttcaataaatccATGAaaagatataaatgattatcTTAAGTGTTCATAATAGTTCACATTTATTTAGAAGGTGTATGTGGCTTTCCGtgtgttttgaaagtttaatattttaactaaaatgTTTGGAGGATAAAGCTAACTGTTTTACTGTTTATGAAATGGTTCATCGAAGAGAAAATATCTATTACCAAAACATGTTGATCAATATGTTGACCTAAagagaattttaatttatacatattaataagAGATGTTATCACTCTTTAATTGCCGCATCCTGCAATAGGTATTTAAATTTCTTCAACTCCGTAAATTGTTGTCCATTCcaaaattctttaaataatgaattatgttaggttttgaatgttttcattataaaaaacacttaaatcTTAGGATCCAATCCCCTTTGTCATTCTTCTGGTTTTTCAATTTAGCAAAtaaccattaaaatatcaaggaaaatgtgtttaattaccAAGGTAGAAGACAGACGCAAACACAGCGCACACAAATAGGACCTTCATGTTGACCGTCGAGAGATGGACTGACCATGGCTGACCTCCGGACTGCCTTATATCAAGTCAAGTCGTGACAGCA
This genomic stretch from Mya arenaria isolate MELC-2E11 chromosome 10, ASM2691426v1 harbors:
- the LOC128204383 gene encoding uncharacterized protein LOC128204383 produces the protein MKVLFVCAVFASVFYLGWCEKCTTNSECASTSCATGSVVICQHPDGAGIQTDGGLCTCEQSSQGSCVFAADCYGANAPSLVCPDERRHCYDGKCICDRWGSAGAGR